Genomic segment of Thunnus thynnus chromosome 21, fThuThy2.1, whole genome shotgun sequence:
CTGTTTCcccttcacacatacacatgtatgtaAACACGGCATGAGCGTCACAACTGTCTCCAATGGGTGTATACTTTGATTTCAACTCCAATCTTTTAagttttttcaatttttttttaactctaaattcttattattcatattttcatgcaTCTGCTAAACACACAGCTAGATGCAGgagtgacacaaacacaagctgtCATCAGTCGTGACATGAGCCCATCCCCACAGAGAAACGAGTGCAGACGCTGTGCACACATTTAAGAGCAGCTTCATctgcagtatactgtatgtatcagcCACAGATCACACACACCCATCCAGTCCTGTTAATTTAATGTGTTATCCCTTTGTGCTTATTCTCTGTCTAACACACAGGCATCCTTGCCCTTTCCCTGTCCTTCCCACTGATGTTGAGATCTTCCTGTTTACGCCACGCTGCTTATATCCCATCTGTGCAGGAATAAAGCAGCTCCGCCAAGGGGCGAATACAAGAACTGCCAGAACGACACCTCAaaaggtttcactgttcatctggaaaatcatttctttaaattattttttaaaaaaggaccaaaaacatacaaaatttCTTTAGTTtcaatttgtttgtgtgttttatctcaAAGACAAGCAGCACATTTACATTCACAGGTAGGCCTGAGCAGCTCAAGTATCAACCTGATATTTTTAAAGACCCTCAAAAGAGCAGTATACAGAGGGAAGATAAGGTTTATTGATCtgatgattcattcattcaagatCACTCAGACAACTTTCAGCCTGCTTGATTAATGCTAATTCTACAAATCAaactaaaatgacatttttaaaaaaaggcccTTTCTCCATTTGTCAGAGGCTTCTTTACAGTGAGTTAAAGGTAAATAATCCTGTCATTGACGTTTCTTGTTAAATAATACGTTTCAGATAAAATagttctgacaaaaaaaataacagacatGACACTTGATCATATGATCCTGGCACATGACTGGCCGGGGTTTTATGAGGCTCTTTAAGGAAGTGGAAAACTAGCATGGTGCAAAACTGGGAAGTACAAATTATGACTGTGTGTGGAAACACTGGAGACTACAATCCTCCACAGAAAATGGGCATGGGGGCATACTAAATATAATTTCCCCTCTACATTATCCTATTACTGACCTTAGCTGTTATGCTGGCTAAACACTGTGATGGATAGTTGAAGGACAGTAAGGAAAAGTCTTCTATCGTCAGCAAATTCAAAGTGGAAGAAGGACCGCATATTAACAAAGCAGAGACAATACTGCACCTGAACATATCTAGTAATCTAGAGCTGAATATGCGCTTTTTCTCTGTTAATATTTGAGCTAAAGGATGGCAGTGGGGTTGACAACACTGAGAAAAAGCATGTTGTCTGATCAGAAAATAGCCTGCTCACTCAGAAATGTAACATGTAAGTGAGATGACCAGGCAAAACATCCTGATACACTGATGTTAATTGAAAACTCCTTGAAGACAGCTAGTTGATAGCTGTAACAGTCGGCTACTTTATAtcatttcttctattttttacacacaaaccaaTGCCAAAATGAGAGATTTAGTGACTTGGTAGCTTATAAACATGGTACATTTTGTTTAGGGGCTGCGATTGTGTGCTATTACCATTAAACTGATGTCAATGCAGTATATTTTGTTTCACAGCTCTCCACGAAACTGCACCTTAGCTAGCTACATTAACTCAGCAAAGAGAGTCTAAAATACAGccaataaatcataaataagCCTGCCTGTAATCCTCACTTTTATTTAACAGTAAGAATAACGTTAGCTAGCTCCGTTTGTTATTCGGTATCATGAAAATGAGAGCAAAGACTGGTGTCTCGGCCTGGCAGAAAACTGCTGGCTCTAACATTTTGGTGCAACGGCTGAGCTAAATTATTTCCCCCGTTGAAGCTAAGGTTAGTTTATAATGTCGCTATTGCAAAGTACAGTTAAACAAGAATATAATACGTACCGTCTGGTTGTGAAGTGGTGGTTTACTGTCTTGCCTCGAGAGAGAAACGACGAGCGCTGCGATGCGTGACAGCAGACTGCAGATCAGCTGACTTCAGTCATTCGCTGCTCGGCTGGTTTTTACTGCTGGGCCGCTGCAACTGCCGCCATTTTGGATCCGCCTCAACCGGAACACCGCAAAGATTTTCAAGTGATGGAGATCGATCACTCTAGAGGACAGTTGGTCTGCAGCAAGCAGGCGCTCTCCAAGATGTCTTACTGGAGATGTGTATGTTGTATTTGAGGCCCTATGTAGTTCAAGTGGTTTAGATTTTAATGTTATAGACAGGAAAGtaacatttactcaactactgtatttaagtataattttgaggcaCTTCTTTGaggtatttccattttatggtactttatacttttacttactgtacattttctacatttattttgcagtaaaagcattttttctgataaaaaaagctattttagataaataaatattcgtATTGTTTACATACTgcatatgaaaatatatataatcataGTTTTCCAttcaacatatacagtataatgataAAATGTGATGTAATTATTGATCAAACTATCCAATAGTatgtaaagtagttaaaattagctcaaTCTCAACCAAATACGAAattaaaaatgctgcttacataataataatcaagttattataaaacaatatataatgTAATACTCTCTGGGGGCAATTTTCTGCCTAAAGTAgcctacttttacttttaatatgttgtctaaattttacaaaaaaaataataataccaTTGTACACTGTTTACTGATACTAtacttttaacattttgaatgcaggacttttacttgtaggCTACTGGATTATTTTTATATGGTTGTATTGTTAATTTTACTTAGGTAACACCTCTCAATATTCTTCCACAACTGGTGGCAGCTATGAAATACAGCCAGACTGCACCTAGAGATGTGTTAGGCATTTGAAATGAATACTATACTATGCTGAAATATCAGCAGGTATTTGTGATTATGAATAATGGTGTTGTGGGTCCCCCACACAGTATTATTACTGTATACGTCCAGAGTCAGATTTAAAATCAACAAAGTGAAAGACCATTTAGACCACTGGTGCCCAttctttttggcttgtgatcCTAAGCCAAGCAATAGCTACTTGTAACCCTTCGTAAAAGTTTACTCAAAGAGATGTTCCCTTTAGATAGTTTAATTTGAACCCCTTATGGTTCCTCAGCACTTACAATATGAGGTGACTATCTCTCATTCGGTGAATATCTTTGCAGCGACGTTTGAGCCAAAATGGAGTCGTAGCACATATCacatataatattaattattaattatttactCCATATTAGTTAAATGTTAcctaaaatgtttaaatgaataaaatctatGAATTATTAGTCCCTGtctaatatatatttgtaaGATATATTTGTGAGGCTAggtttatgttttgtgttttaattttgcttttatAACAGTGCATGAAAAAATATACTCATTAAATCTTATTTGCGAATACTGTCTTGACAAACGacagaaattatttaaaaaatgaaagtagtTTTAACATGCACACAAGATGAGTATCTTATACCCTGAGTTAAGACTCGTAGGCTGAATTTCTGATCAGGTTGCGTACAAATCTCTGATTGTCAAGTTGTAATGCCAACTATGGCATTAAATGGCCCTCTAACCGgtggtggaaaaagtattcagatcatttacttaagaaaagtaccaatacagtaaCGTACAGCAATTACAGTACGGTGTATCGGTACACAGTATACGATAGTATTATCAGCTTAATTTAAACAACGTATTAAAAGTACAGCAGAAAATTGCCCCCAGTGagcattatattattataggaAGTATTGTAAGTTTTGCATTTCAGGTCATTTTATTCCTTccagtttattttttactttaatttttttttttttttttttttttttttttttttgattctttggagattttgttcaattattatgacacaaatttaatctcatagtaaaataaacataactAACCGTTGGGACGGTGTTGAGCCTGAGAGACTAAACTCAGGTCACAATAATCTCGTTGAACATGCAGCAGTGCTTGTGCGCATGCGGGGGTCAGGGTTGACAGTCGTGGAGAAGGAGTGCGGCGGCGGCGGCTAAGCTAACAGCAACCATCGCAACTAGCTACATGTGGAGGGTAAAACGGGAGGCATCCCCGACCCTTACTCTGTCAAAATCCCTCCTTTTTTACCCTAAACAACTGTAAAGTTCAGCCTCGTCGAAAATAAGGGATAATATCTGTTTACAATGAAAGGGTGAGTGTACGTTTTTGAGTCACGAATAAGTAGATTAGCACGAGTAAAGTTTTTTACAAGGGGAGGAGACGGCGAGGCTAAGCTAGCTGGCTAAGCTATTTTTATTCTGGTGTAGGATAAAAACAGCAAACGGCAGCGCCGCTACCGAAACAGTCTAGTCACGGATAGTCCCGTCAACTTAAGCTGATTGTCGGTTCATTTAAATCGCGTAGAAGCGGTGCTAACTAGCAAGCTACCGCCGGGAAGCTGAGTCAGTAAAGCCACTTCAGCTAAGCTAAACATGCAGACACTGGATCTCTGCAGCTCAAGTCATCTTAAAGTAGCCCAGCAAGTCAACTTTTCCTATAGACAAGCTTGTCAGTAAATGCTGGTCAGCTCTGTTACCGACACAGTTACACTTTGTGCCAGCTTGCTCGGTGAAACTTGATCTGCCAGTAAAAACACTAGCTGTGTCAGATGACATGAGGGGCGATTAACACTGAACTGTGGGTGTTCAGATAGTTTTGTATAGACGTGTGTGATGCTGGTACTGTACATTACTGCACATCCCAATGaaacaacagctttttttgtattttttggggggtgggggtgtagTCAATCCTATAAATACCACAGTGAACCCCTCAACCAGGCAAACTGGAGTGTTGTGTTTGGGCCGCTTACTTacagatcccctccagacatgtttaagatgtatatgaaatactctactttgaataataatttgtctctGATATCGTTTTCCCACCAAAAGAAGTTAAATTATTGTGTTATAATCCTTAccatgacatctactccttctcactcattaaaaaaaacaaaaaaacaatcagtttaactgctggacgcACCAAgtctcctattttgttgtaaagtccattctcattgtatgtgcactggaggcttcaagtctccacatcacacctgtgtaagttgaatattggatcATGATTgacttccaaactatttgtgatgtcacaaatcatgcttgccGGCCCAActcttaaaatcagattttcaatgagagaaactttccactttcagcagatgaatgtgaaaacagccttctagtgtcaaaacTCTGTACGGTGAAGCTCAAACGTTCAACTgtagtaacaagaagaaaagcgTATTTTTGAGAGGAGGGGACTTTAAACACCAGGACAACACTGTGGCAGCTCACAGTGCTGTGGAGCAATAGCACAGCTTCCACCACTACTGGATTGGCAGTGGATTGATTTAAGGGTATTAAATAGGggtgcaactaacaattatttcaaTTACTGATTAGTcgcttggtctataaaatgtctctTCATCtttaaatagcttgttttgtctgatcaagaGTCCAAAATCTGAAGATGTTTGGTTTACAAGACGAAGaacagcagcaaatcctcacaattaaGAAGCTGCAACTGGTAATGTTGGGCGTTTTTGCTTGGAAAAATCTCAAACTACTTTTGATGATTACATTTGTGTTGAtttaattttctgacaatcagatcaaccaatcaattagtcatttaattgtttcagctctaaaatacACAACttttatagaaaaaaagaaactgcatCCAGGTGGTGagtttggaggaaaaaaattgCAAGAGCCCAGCAGCCTAATGTTAAATATCAATGTTAAAGTCTCAAGATGGTGCGGCTTGCTGTTGTTCGTCTTGCTCCTGCACAGTGGATCTTTAATGCATTTTGAGTCAGTTTATCCTGAATATAAATGTGTACCTCTTGTCAGCCATTTGACCGTTTTGCTCTTGTTCCAGTAGCCGGATCGAGCTGGGGGATGTTACGCCCCACAACATTAAGCAGTTGAAACGCCTGAACCAGGTCATCTTCCCTGTCAGCTACAACGACAAGTTTTACAAAGATGTGCTGGAAGTTGGAGAGCTTGCAAAGCTAGGTAAGAGACATCACTCATGTAACTTTCACACACGTAACTCTGAATAAATCCTTTTTGAAAAATCATGTTGCAAGTTCTTTATTATGATGATAGTGGGATGTTAAtgagagtgaagacacacagaaattAGTGGCAGGATCCAGGCCAGTAAATGAAATGCAAGGGACCCAATAACCATGTTAATAGAAAGTATTCTTTTAACTGCTCGATTTCCACACAAGTTTTTTGTCAAAGGATATGTGGAGGCCAATTCATGTGtttcacaatatttttttacattttttcctaTACTGAGGCCAGTTACTGCACTGTCAACAAAACCTCAAATTTCCCCGCCCTCTGCTCTCTTGGCAGTCATTGCGTCTGAAATTATAATGAAGGAAGGGACCcctgtctgctgctgttgtttcagcgttgcttgttttttttttttttgtcttgcagcATACTTCAATGACATTGCAGTGGGAGCTGTGTGCTGCAGAGTGGACCACTCTCAGAACCAGAAGAGACTGTACATCATGACGCTCGGCTGTCTAGCGCCCTACCGTAGACTTGGAATTGGTAAGAGACTCTGCATCTCCAGGGGACTAAGAAACACCCCACTGTATTTTATGGCATTGTAGTGATCTAGcggtgtttttatttttcaccaactttcattttgtctttgtctctcaaGGTACAAAGATGCTGAATCATGTGCTAAACATCTGTGAGAAGGATGGCACTTTTGACAACATTTACCTGTAAGTGTCTAAGGTGTACATGGAGTAAACTAAGGCTGCAGCTACTAGTTcttttcattgtcaattaatcAGATCtttttacgttttttttttttttttttagctgataCTGATAAAACTCACTGATTTCTCTCAGCACTACAATAAACATAAATCCACATTAATCCTAttgttaaatgtgactttttacaATTAACTCGAGTTCTTTTTTTGCAGTCATGTGCAGATCAGCAATGAGTCAGCCATCGACTTTTACCAGAAGTTTGGCTTTGAAATCATCgaaacaaaaaagaattacTACAAGAGGATAGAGCCTGCAGATGCCCATGTGTTGCAGAAGAGCCTGCGCAGCCCATGTGCACCCCCCACCGGAGAGCTTCAGAAGGCAGAGTAGGGGCACAGCTTTCGGAAAGAGCACATATGTGCCCACCTCCACAGAAACAGAACTGTGACAAATGCCCCAGGGTCGACACATTCAACACTTTCTTCAAAGGAcgctaaaaagagaaaacaaatttaaagtacaaaaattgcatttattttgcaaaGGGGTCCCCtttgatttttgcattttttttttttgctccccTTTCCTCGTACACATaattgaaaatgacaaaaattccAGTATCCAAAAGTGCTCCTATTGACACAGATGCCAACTTCAGACAGTTTTAGACCTGGTGGAGGGGGAGAGTGTGGTGTTTGCAAATcatactgtttgtgtttgagttgtTTGTATGCGGTTATAAAGCTAACGGGGACATATCTATACTTTTGagcaaaagaaaacagttgGTTTGAAGCGGTAAAAGTGTTTGAAAGAccatcactgacacacacacacacacacacacagtcccagCTGGTCAGCTTGGAGTGACGCTTTGGGTTGTTTTCGTGGAGCAGTCACAACTCTATTCCCTTACCACCTGAACCCTGGGATTTATGGGAAATGAGTCTGACCAGTTTGTTGATATGTCATGTCCAGAGAGGGAATAGCAGAAATGCAACTCCCCTCGATACGGGCGTATGGAAGGCTGAACGGTTTTGAGGTGGTGGGAAGATGTGGTCACCACTCATAATTTCTGAATAACTTTATTTTCCAGGCTGTTTAATTTAATTCCCCTTCaactgtttctgttattttaattttttacatcGAGATGGCAAATGGTTCAGAGATTCTCCTGGGTTTACTGCTTGGAGTGAAAACATTAAGAAATATTAAGGCATGAGAGAAGTTTCTCAGAAGGGCGCTCCACAGTGTCATGTGAGGGAAGTCCAAATAACATGTTTAGGATTGGATTTGGGCATTATTTTTCAGTAGTAAAATAAAGGTGTGTGAGGATGTGTGTCTTTAAACACATGGATGTGTTTAAAGACATCTTACCTTTAACACCTTTGGCACCTTATGTAGCCACTTTGCAGAAATGGTCTTCTCAAACTTCCTGCCTCAGTCAGCTTCATTTGAAGCTCAGCTGATAGTGTGGGAGTTTTTTGTTATGGTCTCTCAAACAGTGTATCACCCAGAGGAAGCTCTGACCCCTCTGCATGCAAGGAGAGTTGTGTCCTCTCCACTGTAGTATAAgcatgtttttcctttcttttgaAGAATTTTATCTTTTCTGGAGCTCTATATTGTAAGACTTTTT
This window contains:
- the naa50 gene encoding N-alpha-acetyltransferase 50 isoform X2 — its product is MKGRIELGDVTPHNIKQLKRLNQVIFPVSYNDKFYKDVLEVGELAKLAYFNDIAVGAVCCRVDHSQNQKRLYIMTLGCLAPYRRLGIGTKMLNHVLNICEKDGTFDNIYLHVQISNESAIDFYQKFGFEIIETKKNYYKRIEPADAHVLQKSLRSPCAPPTGELQKAE
- the naa50 gene encoding N-alpha-acetyltransferase 50 isoform X1; translated protein: MKGSRIELGDVTPHNIKQLKRLNQVIFPVSYNDKFYKDVLEVGELAKLAYFNDIAVGAVCCRVDHSQNQKRLYIMTLGCLAPYRRLGIGTKMLNHVLNICEKDGTFDNIYLHVQISNESAIDFYQKFGFEIIETKKNYYKRIEPADAHVLQKSLRSPCAPPTGELQKAE